A genomic stretch from Candidatus Binataceae bacterium includes:
- a CDS encoding sigma-54 dependent transcriptional regulator: MAHYYPVEELQPLHPLLRNLGDQSEQVVERWYRLYAGRCGENRTFESEEFSGILSPLLRSSMTALVDGDFQQFAALGRLLGERLARRGVPFFEVILTLHLFQESVEALCLEKIPSHLETSFSQLCHVHATLVAEGYIRTEPASLPLRIETAAGDSAEQDVRRDFHGLLGASLAMRRIYDRIEAAGRARGTILIVGESGTGKELVARAIHQAGPNPDAPFVAVNCPAIPSDLIESELFGHKRGSFSGASVDYLGLFRAAKGGTLLLDEVTETNLETQSKLLRALQERAVRPVGSVAEITVNVRVIASTNRAPAQAVRQGLLREDLYYRLQANVIEIPPLHQRPGDIPLLVSHFIRIFNPLSGRSVPVTSIAQDAMAALLRYSWPGNVRELSNAIESAVTFGRNSRIGLKDLPQAVRQNQPDAAPRAPGDAAGIEPQATPAREPAAFSPKTFDETERELIERALQTAGHNKTYAAELLKISRKKLYARLAKYGLLSQRRRGASARSVVCAP, from the coding sequence ATGGCGCATTATTATCCCGTGGAGGAGCTGCAGCCCTTGCATCCGCTGCTCAGGAATCTTGGAGACCAATCCGAACAGGTGGTGGAGAGGTGGTACCGACTCTACGCCGGCCGATGCGGTGAGAATCGCACTTTCGAAAGTGAGGAATTCTCCGGCATCCTGTCGCCGCTCCTTCGCAGCAGTATGACGGCACTGGTTGACGGCGACTTCCAGCAATTTGCCGCGCTCGGCAGGCTCCTGGGCGAGCGGCTGGCACGGCGTGGCGTTCCGTTCTTCGAGGTCATCCTCACCCTGCATCTCTTTCAGGAAAGCGTCGAAGCACTCTGCCTTGAGAAAATACCGTCGCATCTGGAGACTTCCTTTTCGCAACTCTGCCATGTCCACGCGACCCTCGTAGCTGAGGGCTATATCCGGACCGAGCCGGCGAGCTTACCGCTTCGGATCGAAACCGCCGCGGGGGACAGCGCCGAGCAGGATGTCCGCAGAGATTTCCACGGGCTGCTGGGTGCGAGCCTCGCCATGCGGCGGATTTACGATCGTATCGAGGCCGCCGGCCGGGCCCGCGGTACGATCCTGATCGTCGGCGAGAGCGGAACGGGCAAAGAGCTGGTGGCGCGCGCCATCCATCAGGCCGGGCCGAATCCCGATGCGCCGTTCGTGGCGGTGAATTGTCCGGCGATACCGAGCGACCTGATCGAGAGCGAGCTCTTCGGCCACAAACGCGGCTCCTTCAGCGGCGCGAGCGTCGATTACCTCGGGTTGTTCCGCGCCGCCAAGGGCGGCACCCTGCTTCTGGACGAAGTCACGGAGACGAATCTCGAGACGCAGAGCAAACTGCTGCGGGCGCTCCAGGAGCGTGCCGTGCGCCCGGTGGGCTCGGTTGCCGAAATCACGGTCAATGTGCGCGTGATCGCTTCGACTAATCGCGCGCCCGCACAGGCAGTGCGGCAGGGGCTCTTGCGCGAGGATTTGTACTATCGGCTGCAGGCCAACGTCATCGAGATTCCGCCGCTGCACCAGCGTCCCGGAGACATCCCGCTGCTCGTCAGCCACTTCATCCGGATCTTCAACCCGCTCTCCGGGCGCTCGGTGCCGGTGACCAGCATCGCACAAGACGCAATGGCCGCGCTGCTCAGATATTCGTGGCCGGGCAACGTGCGCGAACTCTCCAACGCCATCGAGAGCGCGGTTACCTTCGGCCGCAATTCCCGGATTGGTCTGAAGGATCTGCCGCAAGCCGTGCGCCAGAATCAGCCGGACGCGGCGCCGCGGGCGCCGGGTGACGCGGCGGGCATCGAGCCGCAAGCCACCCCCGCGCGCGAGCCCGCCGCTTTCTCGCCCAAGACTTTCGACGAGACCGAGCGTGAGCTCATCGAGCGCGCTTTGCAGACGGCCGGCCACAACAAGACTTATGCAGCCGAGTTGCTCAAGATCTCGCGCAAGAAGCTCTATGCCCGGCTGGCGAAGTACGGGCTTTTGAGCCAGCGCCGGCGCGGCGCTTCCGCCCGCTCGGTGGTCTGCGCGCCCTAG
- a CDS encoding VOC family protein has translation MDARSPLHLLGGSLQQVAFVVNDLAAGMEFFNRTMGIPRFYVIEDFGLHARDKTFRGRPAEQNFRLALAYSGDTQIELIQHISGDTCYKEHLERRGEGLHHLGFFLYDSEEYQSALDSLGAAGYAPLMSGRFGTTRYTYFDTEAAIGSIMEIVFLDSGGRDFMAKIKRGDF, from the coding sequence ATGGACGCTCGTTCACCCCTGCACTTGCTCGGCGGCAGCCTTCAGCAAGTCGCGTTCGTGGTCAACGATCTGGCCGCCGGGATGGAATTTTTCAATCGCACGATGGGGATCCCGCGTTTTTACGTGATCGAGGACTTCGGACTGCACGCCCGCGACAAGACCTTCCGCGGGCGCCCGGCGGAACAGAATTTCAGACTCGCGCTCGCCTATTCCGGCGACACCCAAATCGAACTCATCCAGCATATCTCCGGCGACACCTGCTACAAGGAGCACCTGGAGCGCCGCGGCGAGGGCCTCCATCATCTCGGCTTCTTTCTCTACGATTCCGAGGAGTACCAGAGCGCTCTGGATTCGCTCGGCGCGGCCGGCTATGCGCCCCTGATGAGCGGGCGCTTCGGCACCACGCGCTACACCTACTTCGACACCGAAGCGGCGATCGGCTCGATAATGGAAATCGTGTTTCTTGATTCCGGCGGCAGGGATTTCATGGCGAAGATAAAGCGCGGCGACTTCTAG
- a CDS encoding carboxyl transferase domain-containing protein has product MLPRSLLVANRGEIAIRIMRAAAEMGIRTTAVFSEDDAHSLHTRKADEVRALAGKGAAAYLDVEQIVAVAKAAGCDAVHPGYGFLSENAQFARRAAEEGIRFVGPRPEVLELFGDKLSARALAERVGVPVLAGTAGATSLSEAREFLAALGDGGAVMVKAVAGGGGRGMRAVGRIDELDEAYRRCQSEARAAFGNPDVYVERLMPRARHLEVQIAGDGSGSVSHLWERECTIQRRNQKLIEIAPSPGLPERMRARLTAAAVRMAEAVRYDNLGTFEFLLEADAQHDDAGFAFIEANPRLQVEHTVTEEVTGIDLVKLQLQLAGGSTLAELGALQAEIPKPRGFAIQMRINMESMGADGNAKPSGGTLIAFEPPSGPGVRVDSFAYAGYTSNPNFDSLLAKLIASSASADFASAVTRARRALSEFRIEGVATNVGFLQALLEHPDFAANRLYTRFVEEHIAELVAAASSTHRQLFIAAASAGTRAHRAGGKRAPGARTLAGARIDSIDPLAVLSHGKSAVNSAPAPSIAIAESDAAVHHEITGPENTVAVAAPMQGTIVSIDVREGELVRKGQQLFVMEAMKMEHVVHAHVSGVVRQIAVGARDAIFEGHPLAFIEEAEVDPAAAAEAEKVDLDRIRPDLAEVYERHATGFDAGRPEAVARRRKTGQRTARENIADLCDPGTFVEYGALVLAAQRRRRALDDLIKNTPADGLVAGIGRVNGDLFDDSRARCIAMSYDYTVLAGTQGQQNHRKKDRMFEIAAEMRLPVVLFTEGGGGRPGDTDGLWLSGLDVPAFHYWGKLSGLVPMVGINSGRCFAGNAALLGCCDVVIAAANSNIGMGGPAMVEGGGLGIFRPEDIGPMSVQVPNGVVDVPVADEAEAVRVAKKYLSYFQGPLGRWECADQRLLRGIIPENRLRIYDVRAVIETLADTGSVLELRRHFGLGMVTALIRIEGRPLGVIANNPTHLAGAIDSDGADKAARFMQLCDAFDLPLLFLCDTPGIMVGPEIEKTALVRHAARMFIVGANITVPFFTIVLRKGYGLGAQAMAGGSFKTPIFTVAWPTGEFGGMGLEGAAKLGYRKELEAVADPAARKKLFEEMVARMYQQGKALNSASHFELDDVIDPVESRRWILTGLRSAPPPRSRTGKKRPHIDSW; this is encoded by the coding sequence ATGCTTCCCCGAAGTCTTCTCGTCGCCAATCGCGGAGAAATAGCTATCCGCATCATGCGCGCCGCCGCCGAGATGGGTATCCGCACGACGGCCGTCTTTTCCGAGGACGACGCTCACTCGCTTCACACCCGCAAGGCCGACGAGGTCCGCGCGCTTGCGGGCAAAGGCGCCGCCGCTTATCTCGACGTCGAACAAATAGTCGCGGTCGCCAAGGCGGCCGGATGCGACGCGGTACATCCCGGCTACGGCTTCCTCAGCGAGAATGCACAATTTGCCCGCCGCGCCGCAGAAGAAGGAATCAGGTTTGTCGGACCGCGGCCTGAAGTGCTCGAGTTGTTCGGCGACAAGCTCAGCGCGCGGGCGCTGGCGGAGCGGGTCGGAGTGCCGGTGCTGGCGGGCACTGCGGGCGCGACCAGTCTCAGCGAGGCGCGGGAATTTCTCGCCGCGCTCGGCGATGGTGGCGCGGTGATGGTCAAGGCGGTCGCCGGCGGCGGCGGGCGCGGGATGCGCGCGGTCGGCCGGATCGACGAACTGGACGAGGCGTATCGGCGTTGTCAGTCGGAAGCGCGCGCGGCCTTCGGCAACCCGGACGTTTATGTCGAAAGGCTGATGCCCCGCGCGCGCCATCTCGAGGTCCAGATAGCGGGCGATGGTTCCGGCAGCGTCAGCCATCTATGGGAGCGCGAATGTACCATCCAGCGGCGCAATCAGAAGCTGATCGAGATCGCGCCCAGCCCCGGTCTGCCGGAGCGCATGCGCGCCCGGTTGACTGCAGCGGCGGTGCGGATGGCCGAAGCGGTGCGCTACGACAATCTCGGCACGTTCGAGTTTCTGCTCGAGGCCGACGCACAGCACGATGACGCCGGGTTCGCGTTCATCGAGGCCAACCCGCGCCTCCAGGTCGAGCATACGGTGACCGAGGAGGTCACCGGCATCGATCTGGTCAAGTTGCAGCTGCAGTTGGCGGGCGGGAGCACGCTCGCCGAGCTTGGCGCGCTCCAGGCCGAGATTCCGAAGCCGCGCGGCTTTGCGATCCAGATGCGCATCAACATGGAATCGATGGGCGCCGACGGCAATGCCAAACCGTCGGGCGGCACGCTGATCGCGTTCGAGCCGCCGTCGGGGCCGGGAGTGCGCGTAGATTCATTCGCCTACGCGGGTTACACGAGCAATCCGAACTTCGACTCGCTGCTGGCGAAGCTGATCGCCTCCTCGGCGTCAGCCGATTTCGCCTCCGCCGTGACGCGCGCGCGCCGCGCGCTAAGCGAATTCCGGATCGAGGGCGTCGCGACCAACGTCGGATTTCTTCAGGCCCTGCTCGAGCATCCCGATTTCGCGGCCAACCGGCTCTACACCCGCTTCGTCGAGGAGCATATCGCCGAGCTCGTTGCCGCCGCGAGTTCGACCCATCGCCAGCTCTTCATCGCCGCCGCGAGCGCCGGGACCAGGGCGCATCGCGCCGGAGGCAAACGCGCGCCGGGTGCGAGGACGCTCGCCGGCGCCAGGATCGATTCGATCGATCCACTGGCCGTGCTGAGTCACGGCAAGAGCGCGGTCAACTCGGCGCCGGCGCCGAGCATCGCTATCGCCGAGAGCGACGCCGCGGTTCATCACGAGATCACCGGGCCGGAAAACACGGTCGCGGTCGCCGCGCCGATGCAGGGGACGATCGTCTCGATCGACGTGCGCGAGGGCGAATTGGTGCGCAAGGGCCAGCAGCTCTTCGTGATGGAAGCGATGAAGATGGAGCACGTGGTCCACGCGCACGTAAGCGGAGTGGTGCGGCAGATCGCGGTCGGCGCGCGCGACGCAATCTTCGAGGGCCATCCGCTCGCCTTCATCGAAGAGGCCGAGGTCGATCCGGCGGCGGCCGCCGAGGCCGAAAAAGTCGATCTCGACCGTATCCGGCCCGACCTGGCCGAGGTGTACGAGCGCCACGCGACGGGATTCGACGCCGGGCGGCCCGAGGCGGTCGCGCGCCGGCGCAAAACCGGTCAGCGCACCGCGCGCGAGAACATAGCGGATCTTTGCGACCCCGGGACCTTCGTCGAGTACGGCGCGCTGGTGCTCGCCGCGCAGCGGCGGCGGCGCGCGCTCGACGACCTGATCAAAAACACGCCCGCCGACGGCCTGGTCGCCGGAATCGGCCGCGTCAACGGCGACCTCTTCGACGACTCGCGCGCCCGGTGCATCGCGATGTCCTACGACTACACCGTACTCGCCGGCACTCAGGGCCAGCAGAATCATCGCAAGAAGGACCGCATGTTCGAGATCGCCGCCGAGATGCGCCTGCCGGTGGTGCTGTTCACCGAAGGCGGCGGCGGGCGTCCCGGCGACACCGACGGCCTTTGGCTCTCGGGCCTCGACGTTCCGGCGTTTCATTACTGGGGCAAGCTGAGCGGCCTCGTGCCGATGGTCGGGATCAATTCGGGGCGATGCTTCGCGGGCAACGCGGCGCTGCTCGGATGCTGCGACGTGGTGATCGCGGCCGCCAACTCGAACATCGGGATGGGCGGTCCGGCGATGGTCGAGGGCGGCGGTCTGGGTATCTTCCGTCCCGAAGATATCGGGCCGATGAGCGTGCAGGTGCCCAACGGCGTGGTCGATGTGCCGGTCGCGGACGAGGCCGAGGCGGTGCGTGTCGCGAAGAAGTATCTTTCCTATTTCCAGGGCCCGCTCGGCCGGTGGGAATGCGCCGACCAGCGCCTGCTGCGCGGAATCATCCCGGAGAACCGGCTCCGGATCTACGACGTGCGCGCGGTGATCGAGACGCTCGCCGACACCGGCTCGGTGCTCGAATTGCGCCGCCACTTCGGGCTCGGGATGGTGACGGCGCTCATCCGGATCGAGGGCCGCCCGCTCGGCGTGATCGCCAACAACCCCACGCATCTGGCGGGCGCGATCGACAGCGACGGCGCCGACAAGGCAGCCCGCTTTATGCAGCTGTGCGACGCCTTCGATCTGCCGCTGCTCTTTCTCTGCGACACGCCCGGCATCATGGTGGGACCGGAGATCGAAAAGACCGCGCTGGTGCGCCACGCCGCGCGGATGTTCATCGTCGGGGCGAACATCACCGTGCCCTTCTTCACCATCGTGCTGCGCAAAGGCTATGGGTTGGGCGCGCAGGCGATGGCGGGCGGGAGTTTCAAGACGCCGATCTTCACGGTCGCCTGGCCGACAGGCGAGTTCGGCGGGATGGGCCTCGAGGGCGCGGCCAAGCTCGGCTATCGCAAGGAACTCGAGGCGGTGGCCGACCCGGCCGCGCGCAAGAAGCTCTTCGAGGAGATGGTGGCGCGGATGTATCAGCAGGGTAAGGCGCTCAACAGCGCCTCGCATTTCGAGCTCGACGACGTGATCGATCCGGTCGAGTCGCGGCGCTGGATTTTGACCGGGCTGCGCTCCGCGCCCCCGCCGCGGTCGCGCACCGGCAAGAAGCGGCCGCACATCGATTCCTGGTAG
- a CDS encoding L,D-transpeptidase family protein gives MAFLALCAFLAPSSILAADASPAAQATAVPMATDEMSALIAAGKLADLRWPNFSDVRPEVASFYAAGGNTLAWVNGGKPTAQALAMIQQFKQAAQSGLDPEDYDASRWDGRVAALSAPSPDPVRFDLALTVCAARYLSALRDGRVNPQHIDFGVEVASSRYDLAGELRNQIIRSADVNAALASLEPHYDGYGRAKTALAAYTKLAAQGDGAPIPFPVKSVHPGDKYSGVAPLAARLRLLGDLPPDAAVPADATVYQGAVIDGVKHFQDRHGLQPDGVLGKDTLAQLNVPLSQRVKELQYTLERYRWIPVSFPQPPIIVNLPEFRLRTMRRQPAPFLTMRVIVGKAYGHQTPIFADYMRYVIFRPYWEVPLSIQFAELVPKIRRDRDYLADHGFEVTTSSGAVITDGTVDDETLGKLRSGSLYIRQKPGPKNALGLVKFIFPNHFNVYLHSTPQPELFLKARRDFSHGCIRVQNPVGLAVWVLRNKPEWTEDKIVAAMNGDETIQVNLDKPIPVLILYSTAVVEPDGSVRFFKDIYGQNADLERALANGYPYPIRPNPREP, from the coding sequence TTGGCGTTCCTGGCGCTCTGCGCGTTCCTGGCTCCGAGTTCGATCCTGGCCGCCGACGCTTCGCCCGCGGCGCAGGCCACCGCTGTACCGATGGCTACGGACGAAATGAGCGCGCTTATCGCCGCGGGCAAACTCGCAGACTTGCGCTGGCCCAATTTCAGCGACGTCCGGCCCGAGGTGGCCAGCTTCTACGCTGCAGGGGGGAACACGCTCGCGTGGGTCAACGGCGGCAAGCCGACGGCGCAGGCGCTGGCAATGATCCAACAGTTCAAACAGGCCGCGCAAAGCGGCCTCGATCCGGAGGACTACGACGCCTCGCGATGGGACGGCCGCGTGGCCGCGCTCTCGGCGCCATCTCCCGATCCGGTGCGTTTCGATCTCGCGCTCACGGTTTGCGCCGCGCGCTATCTCTCGGCGCTCCGCGACGGAAGGGTCAATCCTCAACACATCGATTTCGGAGTCGAAGTTGCGTCCAGCAGGTACGATCTCGCCGGCGAGTTGCGCAACCAGATTATCCGGTCCGCGGACGTCAACGCCGCGCTCGCAAGCCTCGAGCCGCACTACGACGGCTATGGCCGCGCGAAAACCGCGCTCGCGGCGTATACGAAGCTGGCGGCCCAGGGCGACGGTGCGCCGATACCATTTCCGGTCAAGTCCGTCCATCCGGGCGACAAATACTCGGGCGTCGCACCTCTCGCCGCGCGGCTGCGCCTGCTTGGCGATCTTCCGCCTGACGCCGCCGTGCCTGCCGACGCCACGGTCTATCAGGGCGCCGTGATTGACGGCGTCAAGCACTTCCAGGATCGCCACGGCCTTCAGCCCGACGGCGTGCTCGGCAAGGATACCTTGGCGCAACTGAACGTGCCGCTAAGCCAACGGGTCAAGGAGCTTCAGTACACGCTTGAGCGCTATCGATGGATTCCGGTGAGTTTTCCGCAGCCGCCGATCATCGTCAATCTCCCCGAGTTCAGGCTGCGGACGATGCGCCGGCAGCCCGCGCCGTTTCTGACGATGCGCGTCATCGTGGGCAAGGCGTACGGGCATCAGACGCCCATCTTCGCGGATTACATGCGCTACGTGATTTTCCGCCCATATTGGGAAGTCCCGCTGTCGATTCAGTTCGCCGAGCTGGTGCCAAAAATCCGGCGGGATCGCGACTATCTGGCGGATCATGGATTCGAAGTAACTACCAGCAGCGGCGCGGTAATCACCGACGGCACGGTGGACGACGAGACGCTCGGCAAGCTCCGGTCGGGTTCGCTGTATATCCGGCAGAAGCCGGGACCCAAGAATGCGCTGGGGCTGGTCAAGTTCATCTTCCCCAACCACTTCAATGTCTATTTGCACAGCACCCCGCAGCCGGAGTTGTTTCTGAAAGCGCGGCGCGACTTCAGCCACGGATGCATCCGGGTGCAGAATCCGGTGGGACTGGCGGTTTGGGTCCTGCGGAACAAGCCGGAATGGACCGAGGACAAGATTGTCGCGGCGATGAATGGGGATGAGACAATCCAGGTGAATCTCGACAAGCCCATCCCGGTACTCATTCTCTATTCGACCGCGGTGGTCGAACCCGATGGCTCGGTCCGTTTCTTCAAGGATATCTACGGACAGAATGCCGATCTGGAAAGGGCGCTGGCTAACGGATATCCGTACCCGATCCGGCCGAATCCACGCGAGCCGTAG
- a CDS encoding pyridoxamine 5'-phosphate oxidase family protein, with protein MAMKYHAGEIAVQRKAGVRRQADRLAAGIRGVMSPDRAEYVVEQRFAVLGTVDRRGYVWASVVTGKAGFIQALDERTIRIAAAPAAGDPLAENLARAGHAAVIVPDLALRRRLRLNGTGRIAGGIIEIRAEQIFGNCSHYIQSRAPVGERQWKTGDAGAVRASELSSEHQRLIASADTLFIATDDPDTGAPESGADVSHRGGNPGFVRAVSSRRLAIPDYAGNNMFNTLGNIAVNPRVGLLFISFESGRTLQLSGRAAIDWDKARAATLAGAARIIDFELDETVDNTHGFPLLYEFHEYSHFNP; from the coding sequence ATGGCGATGAAATATCACGCCGGTGAAATCGCGGTGCAGAGGAAAGCCGGCGTGCGCCGTCAGGCCGACAGGCTGGCTGCCGGGATCCGCGGCGTCATGTCGCCCGATCGTGCGGAATATGTCGTCGAGCAACGCTTCGCCGTGCTTGGAACTGTCGATCGGCGCGGCTATGTGTGGGCCTCGGTCGTCACCGGCAAGGCGGGATTCATACAGGCGCTCGACGAACGGACAATCCGGATCGCGGCCGCTCCGGCCGCCGGCGATCCCTTGGCGGAAAACCTCGCGCGGGCGGGGCACGCCGCGGTAATCGTTCCCGACCTGGCCTTGCGGCGAAGACTCAGGCTTAACGGGACAGGCCGGATCGCGGGCGGCATCATCGAGATTCGGGCCGAACAGATTTTTGGCAACTGCTCGCATTACATCCAGTCCCGCGCGCCGGTCGGCGAGCGTCAATGGAAGACGGGCGACGCAGGCGCCGTGCGCGCATCCGAGCTTTCATCCGAGCATCAGCGGCTGATCGCGTCCGCCGACACGCTTTTCATCGCTACCGATGATCCTGATACCGGCGCGCCGGAGTCGGGCGCCGACGTGTCGCATCGCGGCGGCAATCCCGGCTTCGTGCGCGCCGTGTCGAGCCGCCGCCTCGCGATTCCCGACTACGCGGGCAACAACATGTTCAACACGCTCGGCAATATCGCGGTAAATCCGCGCGTCGGGTTGCTGTTCATCAGCTTCGAGAGCGGGCGCACGCTTCAGCTAAGCGGACGCGCGGCGATCGATTGGGACAAGGCACGCGCGGCGACGCTGGCTGGCGCGGCCCGGATCATCGATTTCGAGCTCGACGAGACCGTCGATAATACGCACGGGTTCCCGCTGCTCTACGAATTCCACGAATATTCGCATTTTAATCCGTAG
- a CDS encoding amidase: protein MIKGRILDTAQALAQGTTTSARLVDEALERGGDPAGEGARVFTRLFRESARVQAAASDNLRAAGIVASPLHGIPISIKDLFDVAGQTTTAGSIVLKARPPAARDAAIVRRLRAAGAAIVGKTNMTEFAFSGVGLNPHYGTPRNCWDRPGARIPGGSSSGAAISVTDAMAVAAIGTDTGGSVRIPAALNGLTGFKPTQRRVPLDGAFPLSSTLDSIGPLANSLACCAIVDAVIAGEEPVVPAPIALRGLRLAVPQHYVIDGLEPAVARCFEDALRRLSDAGALIVDLPFAELEELPSINAKGGFSAAECYAKLREVVATDSERIDARVLARIVRGAGMSGPDYVDLIAARASLIARAAALTAPFDALAMPTVALTAPPIAALADDREYGRVNLAILRNPSVVNFLDRCALTLPCHRPGEAPVGFSLMGEHLGDRRLIGIGLACEAVLRRE from the coding sequence ATGATAAAGGGACGCATCCTCGACACCGCCCAGGCGCTCGCGCAGGGAACGACTACTAGCGCTCGGCTGGTGGACGAGGCGCTCGAGCGCGGCGGCGACCCGGCCGGCGAGGGGGCGCGCGTCTTCACCCGGCTCTTCCGCGAGTCGGCGCGCGTCCAGGCCGCGGCGAGCGATAATCTGCGCGCGGCCGGAATCGTCGCCTCGCCGCTCCACGGCATCCCCATTTCGATCAAGGACTTGTTCGACGTCGCCGGCCAAACCACCACCGCCGGCTCGATAGTGCTGAAGGCGCGCCCGCCCGCCGCGCGTGACGCCGCCATCGTGCGCCGCCTGCGCGCGGCCGGCGCGGCCATCGTAGGCAAGACCAACATGACCGAGTTCGCCTTCTCTGGCGTCGGACTCAACCCGCACTATGGAACGCCGCGCAATTGCTGGGACCGCCCGGGCGCCAGGATTCCCGGTGGTTCCTCGTCGGGCGCGGCGATCTCGGTCACGGACGCGATGGCGGTCGCGGCGATCGGTACCGACACCGGCGGCTCCGTGCGCATCCCGGCCGCTCTGAACGGTCTGACAGGTTTCAAACCAACTCAGCGGCGCGTGCCGCTCGATGGCGCGTTTCCGCTATCCAGCACGCTGGACTCGATCGGGCCCCTCGCCAATTCGCTCGCCTGCTGCGCGATCGTCGACGCGGTGATCGCCGGCGAGGAGCCGGTGGTGCCGGCGCCGATTGCCTTGCGCGGCCTGCGCCTGGCGGTGCCGCAGCACTACGTCATTGACGGCCTCGAGCCTGCGGTCGCGCGATGCTTCGAGGACGCGCTAAGGCGCCTCTCCGACGCCGGCGCGCTGATCGTCGATCTTCCGTTCGCGGAACTCGAGGAATTGCCGTCGATCAATGCGAAGGGCGGGTTCTCTGCCGCCGAATGTTACGCCAAACTTCGGGAGGTTGTCGCGACTGACAGCGAAAGGATCGATGCGCGCGTACTCGCGCGGATCGTGCGCGGCGCCGGGATGAGCGGCCCCGACTACGTCGACCTGATCGCCGCTCGCGCCTCCCTGATCGCGCGCGCCGCGGCGCTTACCGCACCGTTCGACGCGCTCGCGATGCCCACGGTGGCGCTGACCGCTCCTCCGATCGCCGCTCTAGCCGACGACCGCGAATATGGCCGGGTCAACCTGGCGATCCTGCGCAATCCTTCGGTGGTCAACTTCCTCGACCGCTGCGCGCTCACGCTTCCGTGCCATCGGCCCGGCGAAGCACCAGTGGGATTCAGCCTGATGGGTGAGCATCTGGGCGACCGGCGACTCATCGGGATCGGCCTTGCCTGCGAAGCGGTTCTGCGCCGCGAATAG
- a CDS encoding MBL fold metallo-hydrolase codes for MHWNIGDVKITLLREQEPHWPGTMITANATVDALKNEREWLSPFLDDSNKILLSIHALLVESEGRRILVDTCVGNDKPRPGFADFNNLHTPFLSDMQKAGVARESIDTVVCTHLHLDHVGWNTMLVNGNWVPTFPKAKYMMRDREWDHWKKYEGSADFQKPIEDSVRPVIEAGLAELVEPERKLTGEVWLESTPGHTPGHTSVRISSRGENAVITGDMIHHPIQVAHPEWVCEFDTDPTMASDTRKKFVERYCDQPVHVIGTHFAGPTSGHIVRRNGGFRFVA; via the coding sequence ATGCATTGGAATATCGGAGACGTCAAAATCACCCTGCTGCGCGAGCAGGAACCGCACTGGCCCGGCACGATGATCACGGCTAATGCGACAGTCGATGCGCTCAAGAACGAGCGCGAGTGGCTGAGCCCCTTCCTCGACGACAGCAACAAAATCCTGCTTAGCATCCACGCCCTGTTGGTCGAGTCCGAAGGGCGCCGCATCCTGGTCGACACCTGCGTCGGCAACGACAAGCCGCGTCCGGGCTTTGCCGACTTCAACAACCTGCACACGCCGTTCCTTTCCGACATGCAGAAGGCGGGCGTCGCGCGCGAATCGATCGATACCGTCGTCTGCACGCATCTTCATCTCGATCACGTCGGATGGAACACGATGCTGGTCAACGGGAACTGGGTGCCGACCTTCCCCAAGGCCAAGTACATGATGCGCGATCGCGAGTGGGATCACTGGAAGAAATACGAAGGCAGCGCCGACTTCCAGAAGCCGATAGAAGACTCGGTGCGACCGGTGATCGAGGCCGGATTGGCCGAACTGGTCGAGCCGGAGCGCAAGCTGACCGGCGAGGTCTGGCTCGAATCCACGCCCGGCCATACCCCGGGTCATACCAGCGTGCGGATTTCGTCGCGCGGCGAGAACGCGGTCATCACCGGCGACATGATCCACCATCCGATTCAGGTCGCCCATCCGGAATGGGTTTGCGAGTTCGACACCGACCCCACGATGGCGTCCGACACGCGCAAGAAGTTCGTCGAGCGCTATTGCGACCAGCCCGTGCACGTCATCGGCACGCATTTCGCCGGCCCGACTTCGGGGCATATCGTGCGCCGCAACGGCGGTTTCCGCTTCGTGGCTTAG